The DNA region AGGTTTGTATATTGACAAAGAGGTTTCTTTTGCCGATTTGAAACAAACCCTTTTGTATTTCACTAAAGAAATGTTCGGAAAATCTAAAATCCGTTTGCGTCCTTCTTATTTCCCCTTTACAGAGCCTAGTGCCGAGATTGATATTTACTGGGGATTAAAAACCGAAACCGATTATAGAATTACTAAAGGAACCGGTTGGTTAGAAATTGGTGGTTGCGGAATGGTAGATCCTAATGTTTTGAAAAACTGTGGCATCAATCCTGATGAATATAATGGATTTGCATTTGGAATGGGAGTAGAGCGTATTGCGATGTTGTTGTACCAAATTGGAGACATCCGTATGTTTTATGAAAACGACGTACGTTTCTTAGAGCAATTCAAATCAATAATATAATTATAAGTCCTTAGTCAATAGTCCCTAGTCCTTAGCAAGAATTCTTTACTAAGGACTAGGGACTAAGTACTCTTAATCTATACAATGAAAAAAGACATCATTATTCCCGAAGTAGAAAACGTATTCATTGCTGCTGTTCAAGAGTGGAGCGATGATTTTATGGAGAAAGTTTGGTACGCCTATTTAGTAAACGACAGTGACTTTGATATCGATAGCGTGATGGTGGTTTCTAAAGCTTTCGGAACCATTGATGGCGAAATGAAGAAAACTTCGGTTTTGCGTCATGCTTTTGTTCAGGTACCTGCTGTTTCGGTAGTGAAAATCGAAATGATTGAAAAAAGTTTGTTGCCATTGAATAACGAGTTCATGCTGACATTCTTTATTGGTAATACTTTATATGACAAGAAATACATTTTCAAAGCCAATTCTATTAATGAAAATAATGTAGAAGAAGTGCCTATTCTGTTTGTCGATGGGGTAATCGTGAGGTAAGCTTTTTTTAAAAGATAGTAGAACCGCAAATTCGCATTTTATGTGTGAATTTGCGGTTTTTTTGTAAGTATATTTTATATATTTAAACAAAGTTTAAAGAATTAATTTATCAGACTAAAGGTATATTCCATTTGAATGAAGTACTCAATTCCCATATTTACTTTAATTTTACTACTGACATTTTGTAATCGGACAGAGAAAAAAGAAATTATTCTTTTAGCTGATAGAGAAGCCCCTTTAGGTTGGGTTTATTTAAGAATTTATAGGGATAAAACATTCGAATTTGAATCTCGAGGAATAGAACACAGAGGAGATATTTATGGTGGGACTGTGGAATTGAAAAACGATACATTATATTTTAAGTATTCTGAAACAATTCCTAAAGCGGGAAATAAAGCTGTCTTGAGAGGGGGATTTGTTCTTTATTTTGGAGGAAAATATCCCGAAAGATTGGAATTGAAAAAGAATAAATTCAAAACGAAATAAAAGCGGTACTCGATCTAGAGTGAATCTCTTCGTATTAGAAAATTTGAATGAATTCCTCTGCAGATTAGATTTGTCACATACGTTAATGTAGAATTACATTTTGTAGCAATAACCGTAAATACACCCAGTTTTGTCATTCCGACGAAGGAGGAATCTCCGCAAAGTAATTAACCCAAAGTTGAGCTATGCAATTTCAAGAAGGTTATCACACTTATTACATTTACATTATTACCAATAAAGCCAAAACGGTTTTATACACAGGTGTGACAAATCATCTAAAAATTAGATTGCGACAACATAAAGACAATATAGAATTAGGTAATAAAACTTTTGCTTCAAAATATCAGGTACATTATTTATTGTATTTTGAAAAGTTTACCTGGATTCAGGAAGCAATAGCCAGAGAAAAAGAAATTAAGGGTTGGCGCAGGGAGAAAAAGATGGATTTAATCAAAACAATCAATCCTGATTTAGAGTTTTTGAATTATTTATTTGAATAAACTTTGATTGTGGAGATTCCTCCTTCGTCGGAATGACAAGTTTGCGGTTTAGCTGTCGTTTAAAATATAAATAACAAGTATTTTGTCATTCCGACGAAGGAGGAATCTCTATAACGGACTTAGCTTTTTACTTCGTGTTCTATTACAAACAACCGCAAATTCACATTTATAATCTGTGAATCTGCGGTTGTTTTATTTTATAGAACTAGAATTAATCCAGTTTCTCAGTTAGTTTTTTAAATACAGCCTTGGCATTTTTACCTTCGTATAAAATGTCATGAACAGCGTCGATAATTGGCGTTTTAGCACCATAACCTTGGTTAAGTTTGTAAGCACTTTTTGTGGCATAATATCCCTCAGCAACCATACTCATTTCCATCATAGCGCTTTTTACAGTATAGCCTTTACCAATCATGTTTCCAAACATTCTGTTTCTGGAAAACACAGAATATCCTGTAACCAATAAATCGCCTAAATAAGCCGAATCATTGATGTTGCGTTTCATTTTATGTACTTTTCGAATGAATTTTTTCATTTCTCGAATGGCATTACTCATTAACACCGATTGGAAATTATCACCATAACCTAAACCATGTGCAATTCCGGCAGCAATGGCATAAATATTTTTGAGCATAGCCGCATATTCCGTTCCAATGATATCATCTGTAATTTTAGTTTTGATATAATTGCTTGCCAAATTTTTAGCTACATTTTTAGCTTTTTCAGGGTCACCGCAGGCGATAGTCAGATAGGATAAACGTTCCAATGCTACTTCTTCGGCATGGCAAGGTCCCGTTATTACCCCAATGTTGTAATAGGGTATTTCATATTGAAAGTGAAAATGTTCACCTACAATTAAACTGGTTTCAGGAACGATACCTTTGATGGCCGAGAAAATGATTTTATCTTTAAGGGAAACATTAAGTTTTTGCAATTCGCTATCTAAAAATGCAGATGGAATGGCAAAAATTAGATAGTCGGCATAGTTTACAGCCTTATTGATATCATTTGTTAAAAGTAATTTTATGGTGTCAAATTCAACCGAACTTATGTAGTTTGGATTGTGTTTGTAGTTTTTTAAGTGTTCAATTGCCGATTCGTTGCGCATGTACCAGCAAACTTCATCAAGATTCACACAAAGCATCTTTGTAATAGCCGTTGCCCAGCTTCCTCCACCTATTACCGCAAACTTTATATTTTGACTCATTGTTTTAATAGTTTAATCAAAAGTACTTAAAAATGTACTAACGAAGCAAGGCTTATCCGATTTAGTCGAAGAGAGCAGAAATTTTTTTAATTTTTTTTACAATATCATATAATAAAATATACATTATTTCCGTTGTAACATATTAGTTATTAGAAATTTGTGTTTTTATTAGTTATTAGAGTTAGTTAATTTGGTTTTGGTGTTAATTTTAAAGGCGTCTTAGAAAATCCAAGACGCCTTTGTGGTGTTTTAAAGTGAAATTATTTTAATAACTCAATTCAACAATAGATTTTACTTTTTCTAAAGTAACTTGTTGGTTTTCTCCTAATCCTTTCCATCCTCTTTCTTCAAAACGCTTAACGATAAAATCGGCTGTTTTCGAATAATCATCTGTATATTGAGAAAGTTGGGTATCCATTCCCATTTGATGGAAGAATGCTACTGTTTTTTCGATCGCTTCTTTTGCAATTTCTTCTTCACTTCCGGAAAGATTAAAAATGCGTTTTCCGTATTGTGCTAGTTTTGCTTTTTTAGCTTCAAATAATACGCGATATAGATTTGGACCAATGATGGCCAACGTTCTAGCATGATCAATGTTATATAAAGCAGTTAATTCATGACCAATCATGTGAGTAGCCCAGTCACTAGGAACTCCTTTTTGAATTAATCCGTTTAAGGCCATTGTACAACACCACATAAAATTAGATGCTAATGCATAGTCTTCTGGATGTTCTACTACTTTTGGGCCTACTTCAATTAATGTTTGCAAAATTCCTTCGGCAATTCGGTCTTGTAAATATCCGTCGTGTGGGTAGGTTAAATATTGTTCCATTACGTGGGTAAAGGCATCAACTACGCCGTTTTCTAATTGTCTTTTAGGTAAAGATTGAATAACAGTTGGGTCACAAATTGAAAATTTTGGAAATAAAGCACTTCCTCCAGCAGCTAATTTCTCCTGAGTCGCTTTAATTGTTACTACATACCCTGAGTTCATTTCGCTTCCTGTTGCTGGAAGAGTCAATATTGTTCCAAAAGGCATTGCATTTTCCTTTATTAAAATACGTTTTTGAAGAATATCAATTGGATTTCCGTTAAAGTTAACTGCTGCCGAAATAAATTTCACTCCATCAATTACAGAGCCTCCACCCACAGCCAGAATGAAATCAATTTTTTCTGCTTTTATAACTTCAACAGCTTTCATCAAAGTTTCAAAATGAGGGTTGGGTTCTATACCTCCAAATTCAACAATTTCGTAACCTTTAAGGTTTTCAATTACCTGCTGATGAATTCCATTTTTAAAAATGCTTCCACCTCCGTAAGCTAAGAGAATTTTAGTTCCTTGTGGAATTAATGTGTTTAATTTTTCTATTTGACCTTTTCCAAAAATCAATTGGGTAGGGTTATATAATTCGAAGTTTAACATATTCTTTACGTTTTTGAGATACTAAGATTCTAAGCAGCTAGTTATTTCAATCATAACTTCTTAATCATTTTGGGACTTAGTGTCTTATTTGTTTAATTTTTCTATTAATTTTTGAGCCACAAGTTTTGAAGAGGCAGGGTTTTGTCCTGTAATCAATAAGCCATCTTCGACTGCATAAGGTTGCCAATTTTCGGTTTTTGAATAGATTCCGCCATTAGCCTGAAGCACTTCTTCTAATAAAAATGGAACTACATTTGTCAATCCTACCGCAGCTTCTTCAGTATTTGAAAATCCAGTAAGTTTTTTGCCTTTTACTAAATATTCCTCATTTACTTTTACATCTTTTAATACTCCTGGAGCATGGCATACAAAAGCAATAGGCTTATTATTGGTATAAAAAGAAGCAATTAATGCTTTAGAATTTTTGTCTTTAGTTAAATCCCATAAAGGACCGTGACCACCAGGATAAAAAACAGCATCGTAATCAGATTCTTTTACGTTCGCTAATTTTAAAGTATGTTTTAATTTGTTTAATAATTCAGTGTCTTTATCAAATCGTTTCGTGTCTTCTGTTGCCGAAGCTGGATCGGCACTTTTTGGGTCAATAGGCGGTTGACCACCTAATGGAGAAGCAATATCAATTTGGATTCCTCTATCGGCTAATTCATAATACGGTGCCGCAAATTCTTCTGACCAAAAACCTGTTTTTTCTCCTGTGTTTCCTAATTGGTCATGACTGGTAACTACAAATAATACTTTTTTCATCTTTTCTTTATTTTGTGCTAATGCTACGATACTATTGATTGTTAATAGGACCAAAGCAAATACGGTTGTTTTTTTCATGATTCGTTTTTTAATTTTTTACAAATTTAAGGCGGATATGTTATTAGTAAAAATAATTTAAATTATGTTTGTGATAAATATATTTATATCATGGTCAATTTAGAATGGTATCGAACCTTTAAATCAGTATATAAAAATGGTAATTTTTCATTGGCTGCTAAAGAATTATTTATCAGTCAACCAGCAGTAAGTCAGCAAATTTCAATGTTGGAAGCTCATGTGGGCTATAAATTATTTAACCGAAAATCAAAAGGGGTTGAACCTACTGAATATGCTAAGTTACTCAATAACTTAATCATTGAAGCTTTAGATCGTCTGG from Flavobacterium nitratireducens includes:
- a CDS encoding GIY-YIG nuclease family protein, giving the protein MQFQEGYHTYYIYIITNKAKTVLYTGVTNHLKIRLRQHKDNIELGNKTFASKYQVHYLLYFEKFTWIQEAIAREKEIKGWRREKKMDLIKTINPDLEFLNYLFE
- a CDS encoding type 1 glutamine amidotransferase domain-containing protein, producing the protein MKKTTVFALVLLTINSIVALAQNKEKMKKVLFVVTSHDQLGNTGEKTGFWSEEFAAPYYELADRGIQIDIASPLGGQPPIDPKSADPASATEDTKRFDKDTELLNKLKHTLKLANVKESDYDAVFYPGGHGPLWDLTKDKNSKALIASFYTNNKPIAFVCHAPGVLKDVKVNEEYLVKGKKLTGFSNTEEAAVGLTNVVPFLLEEVLQANGGIYSKTENWQPYAVEDGLLITGQNPASSKLVAQKLIEKLNK
- a CDS encoding NAD(P)H-dependent glycerol-3-phosphate dehydrogenase, encoding MSQNIKFAVIGGGSWATAITKMLCVNLDEVCWYMRNESAIEHLKNYKHNPNYISSVEFDTIKLLLTNDINKAVNYADYLIFAIPSAFLDSELQKLNVSLKDKIIFSAIKGIVPETSLIVGEHFHFQYEIPYYNIGVITGPCHAEEVALERLSYLTIACGDPEKAKNVAKNLASNYIKTKITDDIIGTEYAAMLKNIYAIAAGIAHGLGYGDNFQSVLMSNAIREMKKFIRKVHKMKRNINDSAYLGDLLVTGYSVFSRNRMFGNMIGKGYTVKSAMMEMSMVAEGYYATKSAYKLNQGYGAKTPIIDAVHDILYEGKNAKAVFKKLTEKLD
- a CDS encoding iron-containing alcohol dehydrogenase, whose product is MLNFELYNPTQLIFGKGQIEKLNTLIPQGTKILLAYGGGSIFKNGIHQQVIENLKGYEIVEFGGIEPNPHFETLMKAVEVIKAEKIDFILAVGGGSVIDGVKFISAAVNFNGNPIDILQKRILIKENAMPFGTILTLPATGSEMNSGYVVTIKATQEKLAAGGSALFPKFSICDPTVIQSLPKRQLENGVVDAFTHVMEQYLTYPHDGYLQDRIAEGILQTLIEVGPKVVEHPEDYALASNFMWCCTMALNGLIQKGVPSDWATHMIGHELTALYNIDHARTLAIIGPNLYRVLFEAKKAKLAQYGKRIFNLSGSEEEIAKEAIEKTVAFFHQMGMDTQLSQYTDDYSKTADFIVKRFEERGWKGLGENQQVTLEKVKSIVELSY